The Gracilinanus agilis isolate LMUSP501 unplaced genomic scaffold, AgileGrace unplaced_scaffold1845, whole genome shotgun sequence genome segment ccccaccaccaccaccataggGTAGGATCTGTGCAGGTATGGAATgaaggaatggatggatggatggagtaAGTGAGAATGCATGGGGAAAAGTAACACATGTAAAATAATCCACATACCAAACTCGGAGACATCAGTGTTGATTATCCGAACAGTATCACAGTTGGGAGGAAAGTACTCCCTCGACCTACCCAAGTATCACCCCTTTCttctttaaatccttattttGTGGCTTAGAATCACCactaagagcagtaagggctgggcagttgggcttaagtgacttggccagggtcgtacagctagtaagtgtttgaatacagatttgaatttagatcctcctgactccaagcctggcactatccactgggccacctagctgcctgtagcAAACATTCTCTAAGAGATGGTTCTGAGTTCTCCTTGTTCCTGTCTCTTTCTATCAGCAGGATTAGTTTATAGACCCAAAAGTTAAGAACAAAATGCTGTAGAATTCATCCTTGCTCTACAATTGGACATTTCCCCCAATTAGTGTGGGTAAAGTGTTTCTGCTTGTGAAGTTGCCAGGGAGCCAGAGGCACTGCCTAATGGGCCCAGGAGGAGGATGCCACTGGTACTTGGTGCTACAATGCTTCATTTGCCCTTTTTTTGCACCTTGAAATAGGCTGCAAGACAAATGATGAGTGAATCAGAGGCTTGAGAAAGAGATGAAATTTGGCTGTCTTTCCTTCCGGCAGCCTTATGCTGGCCTGGTCCTAAATGGAGTCAAAACCCTCGAGACTCGTTGGCGTCCTTTGCTGGCAAGCCAACACAGCTGCACCATCGCTATTCATATTGCTCAAAAAGACTGGGAAGATGAATCATGGAAGTATATACTGGTGGAAAGGCTTGGGATGACAAGCATGGAGATTCAGGCATTATTGGATGAAGGGGAGAAGTTTGGCAGAGGAGTCATTGCTGGTGAGTGACATGGCAGGGCCTTAATAAAGGCTGGTTGGATTGAATGGAGAAGAATAATATTGGCCTACTAAGGAATCCCACATTGACAGACAGACTCCCCCCTCCCTTaagacatacacagacacacacactcaccAATTTAGGTACCAGTTgctaggcagctgggtggcacagtggaaaaacCTGCattcagattcagcctcagacatttattcattagttcattttacaattaaggaaatgaaggcaaacagggttaaagtgtcttgcccagggtcacacagctactaagtgcctgaggctacatctgaactcaggccttccctGCTTTAGGCCCAGTGCCCCATCCATTCCCTCACCTAATTGCCTAAGGACAAAAATAGCTGGTTTATAtggaactttaaggtttacaaagttctttccatAACTGATTTCTTTCCATACCCACAATAATACCTGAGAGGGAGGTGCCATTTCTATCCTCTTTTTTTCTAGATGTTAAAACTATGGCTGAGAGACATTTAAGTAGCTTGCCTGAGGTAATATAACTGGTATCTAAGGCATAATTTGAACACAAGGCTTCCTAGGTCAAAAATCCATAGTCAAGACCATCAGTGATCTTTGACTTACCTCTCCTTTTTCTCATAAAAAACTGTAGCAAACTAAAGAGGGGGTTGGCTATACAGTCTCTAACATCTTTCTTTGGCTAAATTAATATTCTTTTgatagttgttttcagttgtgtgatggcaaaccttttaaagatggagtgcTAGGCCCCACCCCTCCCAGACTGAGTGCTGCCACTGCCACCCTCACCTCACCACCAGACAGATGAGGGAGGAAACACCCCCACTGGGCTGctagcagaggggtgggtgatgtaaaaaaatgtcatcaggtgtggtggagagggggaggggagcagctctgcccagtcaatctgcctttctagtaatgaattgcTAGTTCCTTGGGGGGCAGGGAGtgtggcacatgtgcccacagagtgCTTTGGgtgtcatctttggcatgtgtgctataggttcatcatcactggtctaggtgtTCAAGGACTAGGAGGACTAGCACTTCTATTGTGAGGGcttgttgagcccttttcagggctgctcaatCACCTTTTGGGTCCACCTGGCACTCTTACCAGtagctccaaaaagctgtagaaTGCATAGAAGCCACACCCCAGTAAGCCACTTCCACaatgggttaaaccaggttgagagtaattGATGGGCCACAAATAAATGGGTGAGTTAGAGGAGATCTCTGCCCCAACATGTGAgaacttcccctggtggaatgggcagctGAGAGCAGTTTGTTCCAGTGGCTATGAAGGCTGTCTCCAGCAGGCGCTGTGCTGTGCTTAGAAATTGGTTGGATATCAGAGGTGCCACAGTCATCCCCTGCACCCGGGCCTCACtaattgtcctgacttttgtcttgccactagacttggatgactctggaaattGGAATGAGGCTGAAGACTACACATTTCTCCCTCACTTAATTCATGCGCAAGGAAAGACATCACCCTCTTGATGTCAGTGGTCCTCTTTGAAACGAAGGACAGACAACACTCTTCCTGTTGCTTGTTCTTCACAGAGAGTGCTATATTCTTTTACTAACTAAATATTTCCTATGTAAAAAGACACACAAACATTTGTGCTCattaaagggaaaacaaaaccCTGATTCATgtgtatttctttccttctgtccagGGCTCGTGGATGTTGGGGAAACTTTGCAGTGTCCTGCAAATCTGGCTCCAGAGAAGTTGGTGGACCTGGAAAACCAAGCTGTATTGACCAACGTGAAACAAAAGTACCTGACGACAATTTCGAACCCAAGGTGGCTATTACGCCCCATATTTGCTAAAGGCGGAAAGGATATATTTCAAGTGGATATCCCCAAAGAAGTGATCCCTATGGAGCAGGGAAAATTTATCAGAGCTTCCCTAGAATCAAGTGgcagagaactgagccaaatggCTTTAATGGATATGGCTCATATGTAAGTGATACTGTAAATTCATCTTATTAATAACATTAGCTGTCttctaaaggaaaacaaattatttcttaaaaccaGAATTATGATTTTCAAGCTAAAACATCCATGAGGTATCCGGCAAGATAATGAAAACAACCCATAAATGTCATCATGTGACTATTTTTATCAGTTCTGTTCATTTCAAGCCtgtaataataaaacatttttttaaaaattgtttgccCATTGGCCTTGGTTTTATGTTCTTTTGTGTTAATTCTAGGAAAAAAAGGCATTATGGGAGTGGAAAACAAAACATGCAAGGTGACTGCTCAAATAAGCTCTCGATGAAAAGCAGATATTGAATGGGAAAGCCTTTATTCAAGATCTAAACAGTGCCAAGATTTAAActatttttagaaaaacatgtCTTGATCTCTCCTTTTGACATCACAGACATTTCCTGTTGAAGCTTCACTTCtcacttctctcctcccttccccccacggAACGCTGCCATCATCATAAACAAAAGCAAGTAACATAGCAACAGCCTAACAGGCAAAGGAGGGACGTCTTAAACTAATCCATCTGTGTAGTATCAACACATTTAAAACTACCTTTTACCCTCCTGaaataaaaatcacttttcccctccccccaaacattCTTCAGTTGGTAAACATGATCATCCTCtacccttcctcctctttccaaaCTTTAGAATACTGATCATACACCCTCCCACTGTCTGCTTAGTCTGGTTTCCATCCGTCATTTTATCAATACTCTTTTCCCCAAGGTCATTAGTTATCAAGATTTCAAAATCCTTGGCTAAgtggattaaaaatttttttttgaagttttattgatattttttgtttttaagccaCAGTGATTGCCAGACAGATACACCCCTCCTCTCGCTTCTCTGCCATGACACCTGCCACGAGTCAGCTTTCCCTTGAGAAGAGGCAAACAAGTATTCTACTCAGTCAGTGTAGAATATTATCTGTCAGCCTATGCAGAAATCTGCACCTGTAGGCATAGTCTTCCATCTCtccaaggaaagaagagagggacagACAGTTAATGAATGGCCTTTTAAAAGTCTTTATCCTTCTGGTTTTCTCTCAAGCCTTCTTTGTTCTCTTGCCCCCTAAATGTAGATATCCCAGAACCTTCTGTCCTCGGCCTTTTCTCTATAATCTTTCTCGGGGCTTTTTCACCTGTTCCCATGGATTTAACTGCCACCTTTTACTAATCCCTTCCACATTCCCCTTCTAAGCCCCACTGGATCTTCCTGGCCAGGTGTGTGTTCCCTCACCTCCCAGCTCTTACTACCTCTCATTAGATGGGTAATTCGAGCCTtgatggcatagtggatggagca includes the following:
- the LOC123254242 gene encoding protein EOLA1-like; its protein translation is MKFGCLSFRQPYAGLVLNGVKTLETRWRPLLASQHSCTIAIHIAQKDWEDESWKYILVERLGMTSMEIQALLDEGEKFGRGVIAGLVDVGETLQCPANLAPEKLVDLENQAVLTNVKQKYLTTISNPRWLLRPIFAKGGKDIFQVDIPKEVIPMEQGKFIRASLESSGRELSQMALMDMAHM